The following coding sequences are from one Triticum dicoccoides isolate Atlit2015 ecotype Zavitan chromosome 4A, WEW_v2.0, whole genome shotgun sequence window:
- the LOC119290009 gene encoding sucrose:sucrose 1-fructosyltransferase-like — protein sequence MESQAMPYRTSGGVRWRACAAVLAASAVAALLVAHTLTGARVSGDGHHVRPRVLAETESSTGEGGGGGKDRFPWNNAMLQWQRTGFHFQPDKHYMNDPNAPMYYRGWYHFFYQYNPRGETWGNISWGHAVSRDMVNWRSLPLAMVPEHWYESNGVLTGSATLLPSGKVVVLYTGNTDDLAQVQCLAEPADPNDPLLRTWTKYPGNPVLFPPPGTYKKDFRDPMTAWFDKFDNTWRTIIGSKDDHGHAGIALMFKTKDFINFELIPHPVHRVEGTGMWECVDLYPVGDSKNSSEKDLYVLKASMDDERHDYYALGRFDAAANKWTPLDPELDVGIGLRYNWGKLFASTSFYDPAKRRRVSWGYVGETDSNCTDIAKGWANLQAIPRTVALDEKTRMNLLQWPVEEIDTLRHNATNFGSITIGTGSVVPLHLHQAAQLDIEASFRLNASAIAALNEADVSYNCSTSGGAANRGVLGPFGLLIHATKSRSEQMAVYFYVSRGLDGSLRTHFCHDESRSSRSEEPVKRVVGSTVPVLHGEALSARVLVDHSIVESFVMGGRLTATSRVYPTEAINAAGGVYVFNNATGSTVTVEKLVVHEMASSPLKPYVEGRD from the exons ATGGAGTCACAGGCCATGCCTTACCGGACTAGCGGCGGGGTGAGGTGGCGCGCGTGCGCCGCCGTCTTGGCCGCCTCGGCCGTGGCGGCGCTCCTTGTCGCCCACACGCTCACGGGGGCCAGGGTGTCCGGCGACGGGCATCATGTCCGGCCCCGTGTCCTGGCAGAGAcggagagcagcacgggagagggtggcggcggcggcaaggaCCGGTTCCCGTGGAACAACGCCATGCTGCAGTGGCAGCGCACAGGGTTCCATTTCCAGccggacaaacactacatgaacg ACCCCAACG CTCCGATGTACTACCGTGGATGGTACCACTTCTTCTACCAGTACAACCCGAGGGGCGAAACGTGGGGCAACATCTCATGGGGCCACGCCGTGTCCCGCGACATGGTCAACTGGCGCAGCCTGCCCCTCGCCATGGTCCCCGAGCACTGGTATGAGAGCAACGGCGTCTTGACGGGCTCCGCCACCTTGCTTCCCAGCGGCAAGGTCGTCGTGCTCTACACGGGCAACACGGACGACCTCGCCCAGGTTCAGTGCCTTGCCGAACCTGCGGACCCTAATGACCCCCTCCTCCGCACCTGGACAAAGTACCCGGGCAACCCCGTCCTCTTCCCGCCCCCCGGGACCTATAAAAAAGACTTCCGCGACCCCATGACAGCATGGTTTGATAAGTTCGATAACACGTGGCGCACCATCATTGGGTCCAAGGACGACCACGGTCATGCCGGCATCGCCCTCATGTTCAAGACGAAAGACTTCATCAACTTCGAGCTCATCCCGCACCCGGTCCACCGCGTTGAAGGCACCGGCATGTGGGAGTGCGTCGACTTATACCCCGTCGGTGACAGCAAGAACTCATCGGAGAAGGATTTGTATGTGCTGAAGGCGAGCATGGACGATGAACGGCACGACTACTACGCGCTGGGGAGGTTCGATGCAGCGGCCAACAAGTGGACGCCGTTGGACCCGGAATTGGATGTGGGGATCGGCCTGAGGTACAACTGGGGAAAGTTATTTGCGTCCACTTCCTTCTATGATCCTGCGAAGCGGCGGCGCGTGAGCTGGGGGTATGTCGGTGAGACGGACTCCAACTGTACCGACATCGCCAAGGGATGGGCAAACCTCCAG GCCATTCCAAGGACAGTGGCGCTGGATGAAAAGACCCGGATGAATCTACTCCAATGGCCGGTGGAGGAGATCGACACCCTCCGCCATAACGCAACCAACTTCGGTAGCATCACAATCGGGACCGGCTCTGTCGTCCCCCTCCACCTGCACCAAGCCGCTCAGCTTGACATCGAGGCCTCCTTCCGCCTCAATGCTTCCGCCATCGCTGCCCTGAACGAGGCAGACGTGAGCTACAACTGCAGTACCAGCGGCGGTGCTGCCAACCGTGGTGTGCTCGGACCCTTTGGCCTCCTAATCCATGCCACCAAGAGCCGCAGTGAACAAATGGCGGTGTACTTCTACGTGTCCAGGGGCCTCGATGGGAGCCTCCGGACCCACTTCTGCCACGACGAGTCGCGGTCGTCTCGGTCCGAGGAGCCAGTGAAGCGGGTAGTCGGAAGCACCGTGCCGGTGCTTCATGGTGAGGCATTATCCGCTAGGGTGCTTGTGGATCATTCAATAGTGGAGAGCTTTGTGATGGGAGGGAGGTTGACTGCAACATCACGGGTGTACCCGACGGAGGCAATTAACGCGGCAGGTGGTGTGTATGTTTTCAACAATGCCACCGGCTCCACAGTTACCGTCGAGAAGCTCGTGGTGCACGAGATGGCCTCATCACCATTAAAGCCATATGTTGAAGGACGAGACTAA